A genomic window from Methanobacterium sp. BRmetb2 includes:
- the leuS gene encoding leucine--tRNA ligase: protein MTDTNIEKKWQKRWNEEKLFESDPDNREKMFVTVAYPYPSGAMHIGHGRTYTVPDVYARFKRMQGYNVLFPMAWHVTGAPVIGIAKRIERKDPWTLDIYQTVHKVPEEELKKFTDPNYIVNYFSSEYKDVMQEMGYSIDWRREFKTIDPPYQKFIEWQIRSLKDKGLIRKGAHPVKYCPECENPVGDHDLLEGEGVGINELTLIKFEIDGAYLVPATFRPETIFGVTNLWLNPDEEYMKVKVDDDEWIISKMAYNNLIHQKKNVEIVEEVDVHGLIGRNVINPITGEKHVILPASFVDPEYASGVVYSVPGHAPADFIALEDLKKDQALLEKYNLTKKVENLQPRNVIKLKDFGQYPAQDMISKLGVQNQQDEKLKEATNELYKLEHAKGVMADHIPDYNGLSVSKARDEIIEKLLESGKGDKMHDFAERPVICRCGSKCVVRIMEDQWFMKYSDLDWKEKTHTCLKQMQIIPEEVEANFEYYIDWLQDWACSRRIGLGTKLPWDPQWIIEPLSDSTIYMAYYAITKYLKKIDAENLDDNFFENVFLDFNTPYSDKISDELFQDIKNEFNYWYPLDWRLSAKDLIGNHLTFHLFHHSAIFPEKKWPQGAVVFGMGLLEGNKMSSSKGNVILLKDAINNHGADVVRLFLMSSAEPWQDFDWRENEVKGIKKRLEWFSGFGNLIEELKSSKIDLNLEIKFNDLKPINSWLISQVHMRIRDSTKALEGFQTRKALQEALFLMKKDVDHYLYRVKHEIKDEKILNEVTDTLTYLLNIWIRLMTPFVPHTCEEMWSKYKGEDLVSKAAWPEYKLELIDEKVQKSEEIIQSLSDDIKEIQKIIDVKPEKIHIYIAPDWKWNVFEIADEIKRPDIGQIMGKSIKMNVHDNKKEIAEFAKKIAREITKTNYVGRLDEYSIIKDSLEFLSKEADAEVIVYQHPDYDPENKSKNALPYKPAIYIE from the coding sequence TTGACAGATACCAATATAGAGAAAAAATGGCAAAAAAGATGGAATGAAGAAAAGTTATTTGAATCTGATCCAGATAATCGAGAAAAAATGTTCGTGACCGTGGCCTATCCATATCCCAGTGGGGCTATGCACATTGGACACGGCAGAACTTATACTGTACCTGATGTTTATGCCCGTTTTAAACGAATGCAAGGTTACAATGTCCTTTTCCCAATGGCCTGGCATGTTACCGGAGCCCCTGTAATAGGGATTGCAAAGAGAATTGAAAGAAAAGATCCATGGACTTTGGATATTTACCAAACCGTCCACAAAGTGCCAGAAGAAGAACTAAAAAAGTTCACCGACCCCAATTACATTGTAAATTATTTCAGCAGTGAATATAAAGATGTAATGCAGGAAATGGGTTATTCAATTGATTGGAGAAGGGAATTTAAAACCATAGACCCCCCATATCAAAAATTCATTGAATGGCAGATTAGAAGTTTAAAAGATAAAGGATTAATCAGGAAGGGAGCTCATCCAGTTAAGTACTGTCCTGAATGCGAAAACCCGGTGGGAGACCATGACTTACTGGAGGGGGAAGGAGTAGGAATTAATGAGTTAACACTTATCAAGTTTGAAATTGACGGTGCATATCTGGTTCCCGCCACATTCCGTCCAGAAACTATATTTGGTGTTACCAACCTATGGTTAAACCCTGATGAAGAATATATGAAAGTCAAAGTTGATGATGACGAATGGATCATCAGTAAAATGGCCTATAACAATTTGATTCATCAGAAAAAAAATGTTGAAATTGTAGAAGAAGTGGATGTCCACGGTTTGATTGGAAGAAATGTAATAAACCCCATCACGGGGGAAAAACATGTAATACTACCTGCTTCATTTGTCGACCCCGAATATGCCTCAGGAGTAGTTTATTCTGTACCTGGCCATGCCCCTGCTGATTTTATTGCTCTGGAAGATTTGAAAAAAGATCAAGCCCTACTTGAGAAGTATAATTTAACCAAAAAGGTTGAAAATCTTCAGCCAAGGAATGTGATTAAACTCAAAGATTTCGGCCAATATCCTGCTCAGGACATGATATCTAAATTAGGAGTTCAAAACCAGCAGGATGAGAAACTTAAAGAAGCCACCAATGAACTCTACAAATTAGAACATGCAAAAGGAGTTATGGCAGACCACATCCCTGATTATAACGGATTAAGTGTTAGCAAAGCTCGTGATGAGATTATTGAAAAACTCCTTGAATCTGGTAAAGGGGATAAAATGCACGATTTTGCGGAAAGACCAGTAATATGTAGGTGTGGAAGCAAATGTGTGGTTCGAATAATGGAAGATCAGTGGTTTATGAAATATTCTGACCTAGACTGGAAAGAAAAAACACACACATGTCTCAAACAAATGCAGATAATTCCTGAAGAGGTAGAAGCTAATTTTGAATATTATATTGATTGGTTGCAGGATTGGGCCTGTTCCCGAAGGATAGGTCTTGGAACAAAACTTCCATGGGATCCTCAATGGATAATAGAACCATTAAGTGATTCAACCATATACATGGCTTATTATGCTATTACAAAATACTTGAAAAAGATAGATGCTGAAAATCTGGATGACAACTTCTTCGAAAATGTATTTTTAGATTTTAACACCCCATATTCAGATAAAATCAGCGATGAACTCTTTCAAGACATAAAAAACGAATTTAATTACTGGTATCCTCTGGACTGGCGGTTATCTGCAAAAGATCTTATTGGAAACCATTTAACATTCCATCTTTTCCATCATTCAGCCATTTTTCCTGAGAAAAAATGGCCCCAAGGTGCTGTTGTTTTTGGTATGGGACTTTTAGAGGGAAATAAAATGTCCTCCTCCAAAGGAAATGTGATACTTTTAAAAGATGCCATAAATAATCACGGCGCAGATGTGGTGCGATTATTCTTAATGTCCTCAGCAGAACCATGGCAGGACTTTGACTGGCGTGAAAATGAAGTAAAAGGTATTAAAAAACGTTTAGAATGGTTTTCAGGATTTGGAAATTTAATAGAAGAATTAAAAAGTTCCAAAATAGACCTGAATCTTGAAATTAAATTCAATGATCTTAAACCAATCAATTCCTGGTTAATAAGTCAAGTACATATGAGGATAAGAGATTCAACCAAAGCTCTTGAAGGTTTCCAGACACGTAAAGCATTACAGGAAGCACTCTTTTTAATGAAAAAAGATGTTGATCATTACTTATATCGTGTAAAACATGAAATAAAAGATGAAAAGATTCTAAATGAAGTTACTGATACATTAACCTATCTACTGAATATCTGGATACGTTTAATGACACCCTTTGTCCCCCATACCTGTGAAGAGATGTGGTCCAAATATAAAGGAGAAGATCTGGTATCAAAAGCAGCCTGGCCCGAATATAAGCTGGAACTTATCGATGAAAAGGTACAAAAATCTGAAGAGATTATTCAGAGCTTATCCGACGATATAAAAGAAATTCAAAAGATAATAGACGTAAAACCTGAAAAGATCCATATTTACATTGCCCCTGATTGGAAATGGAATGTTTTTGAGATTGCTGATGAAATAAAAAGACCAGATATTGGACAGATTATGGGTAAATCCATTAAAATGAATGTCCATGACAATAAAAAAGAAATAGCAGAATTCGCCAAGAAAATTGCCCGTGAAATTACCAAAACAAACTATGTAGGCCGTTTAGATGAATACTCCATTATTAAAGATTCCCTTGAATTTTTATCCAAAGAGGCAGACGCAGAAGTGATAGTATATCAACATCCCGATTATGACCCTGAGAACAAATCTAAAAATGCTCTACCCTACAAACCAGCAATATACATTGAATAA
- a CDS encoding divalent-cation tolerance protein CutA, protein MYVLVYITTSGIEESEKIARVLLDERLAACTNILPSIKSIYRGESDLEEDSESLLIAKTDTSKVEKIIEKVKSIHSYDIPCILAIPIIKGSDDYLKWLDGKIG, encoded by the coding sequence ATGTATGTCTTAGTATATATTACAACCTCAGGAATAGAAGAATCCGAAAAAATAGCACGAGTACTCCTTGATGAAAGATTAGCTGCATGTACAAATATTTTACCTTCCATTAAATCCATATACAGAGGGGAAAGTGATTTAGAAGAAGATTCTGAGTCCTTGTTAATAGCTAAAACCGATACCAGTAAAGTTGAAAAGATTATTGAAAAGGTTAAAAGTATTCATAGTTATGATATTCCGTGTATACTGGCCATTCCCATAATAAAAGGGTCTGATGATTATTTAAAATGGTTAGATGGTAAAATTGGTTAA
- a CDS encoding NAD(+) synthetase: MHGKSGLENIDEKKATERIIEFLQKKIDEAQVDGLVLGLSGGIDSSTAAYICAQSLTKEKILGLIMPSETTSSEDVLHAQKVAEDLGIEYEIIHIDPLIKLFPTMCPHEANKLAAANLKARSRMMILYYHANSLNRLVVGTGNRTELLIGYFTKYGDGGVDILPLGDLYKAHVRKIASYVGVPDEIIEKAPSAGLWSGQTDEEELGIKYDILDQLLNLLIDQKLSEEQVSEALNLPLNEVIRVKKMIKQNEHKLLLPEIPLLR, from the coding sequence ATGCACGGAAAATCAGGACTAGAGAATATAGATGAAAAAAAAGCTACTGAAAGAATAATAGAATTTCTACAAAAAAAAATAGATGAAGCTCAAGTAGATGGATTAGTTTTAGGATTGAGTGGAGGTATTGATTCTTCAACAGCAGCTTATATCTGTGCCCAGTCGCTGACAAAAGAAAAGATACTGGGATTGATAATGCCCAGCGAAACCACTTCCAGTGAAGATGTTTTACATGCCCAGAAGGTAGCAGAAGATCTAGGAATTGAATATGAGATTATTCATATAGATCCCTTAATAAAACTTTTCCCTACCATGTGTCCCCATGAAGCTAATAAACTAGCTGCTGCTAATTTAAAAGCAAGATCAAGAATGATGATACTGTACTATCATGCTAATAGTCTTAATAGGCTGGTTGTAGGTACTGGAAACCGTACAGAACTTTTGATTGGTTATTTCACCAAGTATGGTGATGGAGGAGTAGATATATTACCTCTCGGTGATCTTTACAAAGCCCATGTACGAAAAATAGCTTCTTATGTTGGTGTTCCAGACGAAATAATTGAAAAAGCACCGAGTGCTGGCCTCTGGTCCGGTCAGACCGACGAAGAAGAGTTGGGAATTAAATATGATATTCTTGATCAACTATTAAACCTGCTGATTGACCAGAAATTGTCAGAAGAACAAGTATCAGAAGCCCTTAATCTTCCTTTAAATGAAGTTATTAGAGTTAAAAAAATGATTAAACAAAATGAACATAAATTATTATTACCGGAAATACCTTTGCTACGGTGA
- a CDS encoding arsenic-transporting ATPase: MAFKDLFKFNKGKTTFVFIGGKGGVGKTTMSAATALWTAQQGKKTLIISTDPAHSLGDSFERNIGHEPTPIKENLYAVEIDPEVAMQDYEAKMKEQAALNPGMGMDILQDQMDMASMSPGIDEAAAFDKFLQYMTTDEYDIVIFDTAPTGHTLRFLSFPEMMDSWVGKMIKLRKQIGGMAKAFKNILPFMGDEDEEDRALEDMEVTKKKIREARAVMADPDRTSFKMVVIPEEMSIYESERAMEALRKYNIFSDGVIVNQILPEETGCEFCEARRNLQQKRLETIHEKFGRQLIAEVPLLKEEAKGMDTLKEVANILYGASDVPQIEGD, from the coding sequence ATGGCATTCAAAGATCTTTTTAAATTCAACAAAGGTAAAACTACATTTGTTTTCATTGGAGGTAAAGGAGGAGTAGGTAAAACTACCATGTCTGCTGCTACTGCCCTTTGGACTGCTCAACAAGGTAAAAAAACGTTGATAATATCCACAGACCCTGCACACTCCCTTGGAGATTCATTTGAAAGAAACATAGGGCACGAACCAACACCTATAAAGGAAAATCTTTATGCTGTTGAAATAGACCCTGAAGTTGCAATGCAGGACTACGAGGCTAAAATGAAGGAACAAGCTGCATTAAACCCTGGTATGGGAATGGACATACTCCAGGATCAGATGGACATGGCTTCTATGTCTCCAGGAATAGACGAAGCAGCAGCTTTTGATAAATTTTTACAGTACATGACCACAGATGAATATGATATTGTAATATTTGATACAGCCCCTACTGGCCACACTCTCCGGTTCCTCTCATTCCCGGAAATGATGGACTCCTGGGTAGGAAAAATGATTAAACTACGAAAACAAATAGGTGGTATGGCTAAAGCCTTCAAAAACATTTTACCATTCATGGGCGATGAGGATGAGGAAGACAGGGCCTTGGAAGATATGGAAGTAACTAAAAAGAAGATAAGAGAAGCCAGAGCCGTCATGGCTGATCCGGATCGTACCTCCTTTAAAATGGTTGTAATACCTGAAGAAATGTCTATATATGAATCTGAAAGGGCTATGGAGGCACTTAGAAAATACAATATATTTTCGGACGGTGTTATTGTAAACCAGATTCTACCGGAAGAGACTGGTTGTGAATTCTGTGAAGCACGTAGAAATTTACAGCAAAAACGTCTTGAAACTATCCATGAGAAGTTTGGAAGACAGTTAATAGCAGAAGTACCACTTCTTAAAGAGGAAGCAAAAGGAATGGACACTCTTAAAGAGGTTGCAAATATTCTTTATGGAGCATCTGATGTTCCACAAATTGAAGGTGATTAA
- a CDS encoding mannose-6-phosphate isomerase codes for MLIKDLNNCKNFKALDETIICELLHPKNEVEDLKMEFSLAHAILEPGKSSLPHKIKNSVEVYYILEGQGLMHIDHEENELKEGQTVYIPPDSIQYLENTGDSKLKFLCMVSPPWKLENEKLVGY; via the coding sequence ATGTTAATTAAAGATCTAAATAACTGCAAAAATTTCAAGGCTTTAGATGAAACAATTATATGCGAATTATTACATCCAAAAAACGAAGTTGAAGACTTAAAAATGGAGTTTAGTTTAGCACACGCTATTTTAGAACCAGGAAAATCTTCTCTACCTCACAAAATAAAAAATTCAGTGGAAGTTTATTATATTCTAGAAGGGCAGGGATTGATGCATATTGACCATGAAGAAAATGAGCTAAAAGAAGGTCAAACAGTTTACATACCTCCAGATTCTATACAGTACCTGGAAAACACTGGAGATTCAAAATTAAAATTTTTATGTATGGTTTCTCCGCCGTGGAAACTCGAGAATGAAAAGTTAGTGGGATATTGA
- the cbiE gene encoding precorrin-6y C5,15-methyltransferase (decarboxylating) subunit CbiE: MEMSKFYIVGIGPGSKEYLTLSAVNTVESSDIVIGSKRALNLFEDIKTHKVYLNANNIKEMIEYGIKKVNDGLNVSILSTGDPGFSGLLKTVLKTTNNIEIEVIPGISSIQLCAARLQIPWDDANLITIHGKGVSKELISLINNGNPTIILPNLNMDEIVTFLLNNGVNPKKNVAVCERLSYDDERIIKTPLKNLLNEDFSYMCVMVIY, from the coding sequence ATGGAAATGTCAAAATTTTACATAGTAGGAATAGGTCCGGGATCCAAGGAATATTTGACATTAAGCGCAGTTAATACCGTAGAATCGTCAGACATTGTTATTGGTAGTAAAAGAGCTTTGAATCTATTTGAAGATATAAAAACTCATAAAGTTTATTTAAATGCCAATAATATTAAAGAAATGATTGAATATGGTATTAAAAAGGTTAACGACGGTTTGAATGTTAGTATACTCTCTACAGGAGACCCAGGATTTTCCGGACTACTGAAAACCGTGCTTAAAACTACAAATAACATCGAAATTGAAGTAATCCCCGGCATTAGTTCTATCCAGCTTTGTGCTGCCAGACTACAAATACCGTGGGACGATGCAAATTTAATCACCATCCATGGAAAAGGAGTTTCAAAAGAATTAATATCTCTAATAAATAATGGAAACCCCACTATTATACTTCCCAACTTAAACATGGATGAAATTGTAACTTTTTTATTGAATAACGGGGTTAATCCCAAAAAAAATGTAGCTGTATGTGAAAGATTAAGTTATGATGACGAAAGAATAATTAAAACGCCGCTTAAGAATCTGTTAAACGAAGATTTCAGTTACATGTGTGTAATGGTTATATATTAA
- the ychF gene encoding redox-regulated ATPase YchF (the crystal structure of the Haemophilus influenzae YchF protein showed similarity to the yeast structure (PDB: 1NI3); fluorescence spectroscopy revealed nucleic acid binding; the yeast protein YBR025c interacts with the translation elongation factor eEF1), whose translation MLQIAVTGKPNVGKSSFFNSSTLSDAEVAGYPFTTINANKAVAHVVTTCPCKELELVCSPKNSKCVNGQRFIPVELIDVAGLVPGAHEGRGLGNKFLDDLRQAKAFIHVVDASGSTDEEGRPCEAGSHDPLEDVEFLQHEITMWLFGILKKNWNRLVRKALSEKLDISKVLYEQLSGIGIKLEDVIEAKRGLKTEYHTWSDEDIISLLDKLLRISKPMLIVANKADIPTAEDNIKRLKEKYDNVIPASAEAELALTKAAKAGLISYNPGDSDFDVLNSDGLNENQKKALGYIRENVLQKYGSTGVQEALNKVIFDLLDMLVVFPVEDEHKLCDKDGNILPDALLISKGSKPRDMAYVIHTDIGDTFLHAIDARSGRRISSDYEIQDLDIISIICR comes from the coding sequence ATGCTTCAAATTGCAGTAACCGGAAAACCAAACGTTGGAAAATCATCTTTTTTTAATTCATCAACCTTATCTGATGCTGAAGTGGCTGGATATCCATTCACCACTATAAATGCAAACAAAGCAGTGGCTCATGTGGTAACCACTTGTCCGTGCAAAGAACTAGAACTGGTTTGCAGTCCCAAGAATTCAAAATGTGTAAATGGACAGAGATTTATACCTGTAGAGTTGATAGATGTTGCGGGTTTGGTCCCAGGAGCACACGAGGGACGAGGTCTTGGAAACAAATTTTTAGACGATTTAAGACAGGCAAAAGCATTTATACATGTAGTAGATGCTTCTGGGTCTACTGATGAGGAGGGAAGGCCTTGTGAGGCAGGAAGTCATGATCCATTAGAAGATGTGGAATTTCTCCAACACGAGATAACCATGTGGCTTTTCGGTATCCTAAAGAAAAACTGGAATCGGCTGGTAAGAAAAGCCCTATCTGAAAAATTGGACATCTCAAAAGTATTATACGAACAGCTCAGTGGAATTGGAATAAAATTAGAGGATGTTATAGAGGCTAAACGAGGATTAAAAACTGAATATCATACTTGGAGTGATGAAGATATTATAAGTTTACTGGATAAACTCCTTCGAATATCCAAGCCCATGCTAATTGTGGCTAATAAGGCAGACATTCCAACGGCAGAGGATAATATCAAAAGGTTAAAAGAAAAATATGACAATGTGATACCTGCATCAGCTGAAGCCGAACTCGCATTAACTAAAGCTGCAAAGGCGGGTTTAATTTCTTATAATCCTGGGGATTCAGATTTTGATGTCCTGAATTCTGATGGACTAAATGAAAATCAGAAAAAAGCTCTTGGATACATAAGAGAGAATGTACTTCAGAAATATGGCAGTACAGGAGTTCAAGAAGCACTCAATAAAGTTATATTTGATCTTTTAGATATGTTGGTTGTTTTCCCCGTAGAAGATGAACATAAACTCTGTGATAAAGATGGAAATATTTTACCTGATGCTTTATTGATCAGTAAAGGGTCTAAACCTCGGGACATGGCCTATGTTATCCACACTGATATTGGAGATACTTTCCTTCATGCTATTGATGCTCGAAGTGGTAGGAGAATTAGCAGTGATTATGAAATTCAGGACTTGGATATTATAAGTATAATCTGCAGATAG
- a CDS encoding ATPase → MKIYKLPPEKVYEKLDTSTSGLSENEADNRLKKYGLNKIEEFKKTPLIYIFLANFYHVLALLLWAASILAFISGTPQLGVAIIAVIIINAIFSFWQEYEAEKATEALKKILPTHAKVIRDGKEEKILAEKLTPGDVIVLEEGDNISADARLVESYQMKVDTSTLTGESRPVRKISKIPKKEHNYLEMPNIVFAGTSVSSGSGKAVIISTGMNTEFNKIASMTQVVKDEPSPLQKQINRLAQIIAVVAVSMGFILFVIDIWVINLPLVLGFTFAIGLMVANVPEGLLPTVTLALAASAKKMIKKNALIKRLSSVETLGSTTIICTDKTGTLTKNEMTVRKIWIPYEVIDVTGTGYDPEGEFLHEGQKVSHKEFKELELVVRTAAFCNDAKLIETEKSTDKYKIIGDPTEASLLVAARKINFNLEEELKRMPRIEELPFDSDRKSMSSIHQKKDKKVAYVKGAPKKIISLCNQISVENTVREFTSDEKDEVTKIHDEMASDGLRILAMAYKELSNDFKDYDPYVVEKDMIFTGMMAMHDPPRPEIRQAVEKCHQAGIRIIMITGDYGLTARAIAKEVGIISGDCTIIKGKKLDEMTDSEVVGIIKSKGNVIFARAVPEHKMRIASILEEEEEIVAMTGDGVNDAPALRKADIGVAMGITGTDVAKEASDMVLTDDNFATIVSAIKEGRTIYENIRKFITYIFAHETAEILPFVLMVVLKIPLPITVMQILAIDLGTDTLPALALGMGPSESDVMKRPPRSHEERLLNLPVIFRGYVYLGSIEALLVISGYFWVLFSGGWQWGDNLLFTDPLYLKATTMVFVGIVCAQIGNLLACQTTRMSSFKLGLFKNKWILRGILFEIVVILAIVYIPYLQDIFGTTSLGINDWLYVITFVPIMLFADELRKYWIKRKNILS, encoded by the coding sequence ATGAAAATTTATAAACTTCCTCCTGAAAAAGTATATGAAAAATTGGACACATCAACATCTGGTTTATCTGAAAATGAAGCAGATAATCGTCTAAAAAAATATGGCCTCAATAAAATAGAAGAATTTAAAAAAACCCCATTAATATACATATTTTTAGCTAATTTTTATCATGTACTTGCTTTACTTTTATGGGCTGCTAGTATACTGGCTTTTATTTCTGGAACTCCTCAGCTGGGCGTTGCTATAATTGCTGTAATTATAATTAATGCTATTTTTAGTTTCTGGCAGGAATATGAAGCAGAAAAGGCAACTGAAGCTCTTAAAAAAATTTTACCCACCCATGCAAAGGTTATTAGGGATGGTAAAGAGGAAAAGATACTGGCAGAAAAATTAACACCGGGAGATGTCATTGTACTGGAAGAAGGTGATAATATATCAGCTGACGCCCGTTTGGTGGAATCTTACCAGATGAAAGTTGATACTTCTACTCTAACTGGCGAATCAAGACCTGTGCGAAAAATTTCAAAAATTCCTAAAAAGGAACATAACTACTTGGAAATGCCGAATATTGTTTTTGCTGGTACCAGTGTATCTTCTGGATCTGGAAAAGCTGTTATAATATCAACGGGAATGAACACGGAATTTAACAAAATTGCCTCCATGACCCAGGTTGTGAAAGATGAACCCAGCCCTCTTCAAAAACAGATAAACAGATTAGCACAGATAATAGCTGTGGTTGCTGTATCAATGGGATTCATATTATTTGTAATCGATATATGGGTGATTAATTTACCACTTGTACTTGGTTTTACTTTTGCTATAGGTTTAATGGTGGCTAATGTTCCAGAAGGGCTGCTTCCGACGGTGACACTAGCACTGGCAGCATCAGCCAAAAAAATGATCAAAAAAAATGCATTGATAAAACGTTTATCCAGCGTGGAAACCTTGGGATCCACCACTATTATATGCACAGACAAAACAGGAACCTTAACCAAAAATGAAATGACTGTGCGCAAAATCTGGATACCCTATGAAGTAATTGACGTTACAGGCACAGGATATGATCCTGAAGGAGAATTTCTCCATGAAGGACAAAAGGTATCCCACAAAGAATTTAAAGAACTTGAACTGGTTGTTAGGACTGCTGCTTTTTGTAATGACGCAAAATTAATTGAAACGGAAAAATCTACAGATAAATATAAAATTATAGGAGATCCAACTGAAGCTTCTTTACTGGTGGCTGCACGTAAAATTAATTTTAATTTAGAAGAAGAATTAAAAAGGATGCCTCGAATAGAAGAACTTCCTTTTGATTCAGATAGAAAATCCATGAGTTCCATCCACCAGAAAAAGGATAAAAAAGTTGCCTATGTCAAAGGAGCTCCCAAGAAGATAATTTCTCTATGTAACCAAATTTCGGTAGAAAATACTGTTCGGGAGTTCACTTCTGATGAAAAAGATGAAGTTACAAAAATACATGATGAAATGGCTTCCGATGGTTTACGAATTCTTGCAATGGCATATAAAGAGTTATCAAATGATTTTAAAGATTATGATCCATATGTTGTAGAGAAAGATATGATATTCACGGGAATGATGGCTATGCATGATCCTCCAAGACCTGAAATCAGGCAAGCTGTTGAAAAATGCCATCAAGCAGGTATTAGAATAATTATGATAACTGGAGATTATGGGCTCACTGCCAGGGCTATTGCAAAGGAAGTGGGAATAATATCAGGGGATTGTACCATAATCAAAGGTAAAAAATTGGATGAAATGACAGATTCTGAAGTGGTTGGGATTATTAAATCTAAAGGTAATGTTATATTTGCTCGGGCAGTTCCAGAGCATAAGATGCGTATAGCATCTATCTTAGAAGAGGAAGAAGAGATTGTGGCCATGACGGGAGACGGTGTAAATGATGCGCCTGCCCTTAGAAAAGCAGATATCGGAGTTGCAATGGGCATCACAGGAACTGATGTTGCTAAAGAAGCATCAGACATGGTTTTAACTGATGATAATTTTGCGACCATTGTTTCTGCTATAAAAGAAGGACGTACCATCTATGAAAATATTAGGAAATTTATAACCTACATATTTGCTCACGAAACAGCAGAAATTCTGCCCTTTGTTTTGATGGTAGTGTTAAAAATTCCCCTGCCTATAACCGTGATGCAGATTTTAGCTATTGATCTTGGAACTGATACTCTTCCTGCTCTGGCTTTAGGTATGGGTCCTTCTGAATCAGATGTGATGAAAAGACCTCCCCGAAGTCATGAAGAACGCCTTTTAAATCTACCAGTTATATTTCGTGGTTACGTATATCTGGGATCAATCGAGGCTTTACTGGTGATTTCAGGATATTTTTGGGTTTTATTCAGTGGAGGATGGCAATGGGGTGATAATCTCTTGTTTACAGATCCTCTCTACCTTAAAGCTACGACTATGGTCTTTGTAGGTATAGTATGTGCTCAGATTGGTAATTTGTTAGCATGCCAGACAACCAGAATGTCCAGTTTTAAACTAGGATTATTTAAAAACAAGTGGATTTTAAGAGGAATATTATTTGAAATTGTGGTGATACTGGCAATTGTTTACATCCCATATTTGCAGGATATATTTGGAACAACATCTTTGGGTATTAATGATTGGCTTTACGTAATTACCTTTGTACCAATAATGCTTTTTGCAGATGAATTAAGAAAATACTGGATAAAAAGGAAAAATATACTTAGTTAG
- the sfsA gene encoding DNA/RNA nuclease SfsA — MIIKNLITGKFIERPNRFLILFESNNKKFEAHLKDPGRLKELLIPNVKLLLKAASNTAHRKTKFDVLGVLHQDRWVIINSGIHSNIAANIIESDIFKELKGYTVEKREYTYGKSRIDFLLSSGKDKMLLEVKGCTLVEDGLALFPDAPTQRGRKHVEELTHAREKSFNCAVLFLIMREDAEKFSPNYKMDPEFSNALKIADEKGVQILAYSFKNILKNGELEIKPFKNVKIELFKD, encoded by the coding sequence ATGATAATAAAGAATTTAATTACCGGAAAATTCATTGAGAGACCCAACAGGTTTCTCATATTATTTGAATCAAATAATAAAAAGTTTGAAGCGCACTTAAAAGATCCAGGTCGGCTCAAGGAACTTTTAATCCCTAATGTAAAATTACTGCTTAAAGCCGCCAGTAATACCGCCCATAGAAAGACCAAGTTTGATGTACTTGGGGTGCTTCACCAGGATAGATGGGTTATTATTAACTCAGGCATCCACAGTAATATAGCTGCAAATATAATTGAATCTGATATTTTCAAGGAATTGAAAGGATATACTGTAGAGAAAAGAGAGTACACCTACGGTAAAAGCCGTATTGATTTTTTACTTTCAAGTGGAAAAGATAAGATGTTGCTGGAAGTCAAAGGCTGTACCCTGGTAGAGGATGGCCTGGCCCTGTTTCCAGATGCACCTACCCAACGGGGGAGAAAACATGTTGAAGAACTTACCCATGCCAGGGAAAAATCTTTTAACTGCGCTGTTCTATTTTTAATAATGCGAGAAGATGCAGAAAAATTCTCACCTAATTACAAGATGGACCCTGAATTCTCCAATGCCCTTAAAATTGCTGATGAAAAAGGGGTTCAAATACTGGCTTATTCCTTTAAAAATATTTTAAAAAATGGTGAATTAGAGATTAAACCATTTAAAAATGTGAAAATTGAATTATTTAAAGATTGA